tgtaatgctccagcctgcccagttgggttactcagatctgcagcagctgattcgttggcacaagtccaagctgcCCCATGTAGGCCACTCAGTCCTGGGAGGAAGGATAAAACAGAGGCCTGcactgctggtcctgcccccctcctggcccggatccactccccattccaccctccctctgcccagaaatgccccctccccgcccctgttccacctccacCAGTGGAGGATCCAGCGCTGGCAGGGTGGCACAGGTCTCTCTGCGGGTGCTGCAAGCATGCATGTTTGTGACGCCCTTGGCTAGTGCAGCAGCCGTTGTACTGGCAGAGCctgtgcttaggattggactgtcagagtTCTCTAATGGTGTTCACAGCAGGTGTGCCTATACCTGGTCTATGTGTTCAGgcctctcttcttcctctgctgAACTAATTTCATGGGCTATCTCTAAGTGCATTTCATTGGATGCCCAAAAGGGGGAAATGGGGATCATACCTACTCACCATGTCACCCTGATGCCTTTGGCATGTATGAGAAATGAGTTCTTATACGCTTACAGCTTTTCCTGATCAGGTTTCTGTCTCGTTGACTGTGCAGGGCTCGTGAATTGTTAAGTGTGTTCTGTTCATCCAGATCGCTCCTCATCCTTCCTGTGCAAGCACCGCATGTGAAACTCACAATAGTAAACTCACTTGACACTTGAATCGCTTGATTCATTTTCAGCTGACTGTGCCCATCTGGGACCAGGAGCGAAAACTCCCATTCACTTGATACTAATAACCTAAATTTACAGACATTCATATTTTATTCGACACCATCCAATCAAGCAGATGTCACCCCAGAACCTCTTTGGTCACAGCACCCTTACAGGAGTTTGTGACCCTGTTTTGTTCATCAACCAGCTTTCCTCCAAACCAGTGCTACAATGTTAAACCCCTTGCACAGTGCATCATTAAATAACTGGCACCTCCAAGATCTCAATTCTCAATCACATCCATGGGGCTGGGATTGTTCCTTCACTGAGACATAAAACTGCAGTAGAAATAAACACTTAACGCCTTGCTGTGTTCAAGCACCTAGATTGACAACTGAGTATATGCAGGCAGAAGGAGAGGGGAATTGTATAATGTGACATGTCTTTGTGGCTTTCAGTTTAATGTTGTCTCCAGGGTTCCCAGCCAACTGGTTCTGTCTTCAGGCCTGCCCTGGCCTCCTTTTTGCCAAAGTGAAACTAGAATTATAGAAAGCCCACAGGACAATCCAAAGCatttatactcagaagtaagtttcattgtgtttagtggggtttattcccaggaaagtgtgtataggaatgcacCCCCAGTTTCTTGCactgttgtttttaaatgttctgGTAAATTTACACtcatactgtagttacatatgcTAGCAAGAGGTAGttgtagcagtggcgtagctagagggggtgcaaagcactaagttttgcaggtgcctgaactatgcaagcagcccttcctctTCCGAACTGTCCGCctgcattttgctcccactgcctggaatggttctgaaggggggggggtcacttgcacggcacattcaggcaccagcaaaacttagtgctttgtacctcctctagctacaccactgagtcgTAACCTGATGTATCCCCAGCAGCAGAAGCACTACCACCACAATAGCTGCAGAGACAAATACAAGCAGTAACTGACCTACACTATCCAAGCACCTTGTGTTAGAAATGCATCTGTCTTTTGCAAAGACTCAAGTCAGACGCCAAAGTGAAGCAGCATAAATTTATTGCATTCTTGCAAGAATGGGTGCCCCACCCAGAGGGAGACACACAGTGAGATTGTTACATGGGTTTTTATTCTTTCTGTCTGCAAAATCCCTCCCTTGTTTCCTACTGGTTAGGTTACTGGGAGGTTACATCCTTTCTGGCCGCCTACTACGCATGACTCCTTGATATGTTCCCCCACCTGTACATACATCCCATGTTCATGGAAAAGACCTAATTAGCTTTGAGGAGCCTGTGAGTAAATGCTCGTTAAGCATGTGCACTTAAACTTGGCCTTGTACTACTTGTTTATGCAGATGCGGTTTTTTCCCCTTGCTGAAACTGGATACTCCACCATCACACACCAAGCCTAATTCTGGGCCCAGATAATGTCCTACATATCGATCCATGGAAGGTACCAATCAATGAACAGTAATTGCCAAATAGCCCTATGACATCACCCAATGCAGTCCCCGTATGCCCCGCTCCACGTAATCGGGCAACCAGAAGGACATCAAGGAAGGGACTACCCCCTGTGCCCAGGACTGCCAGTCAGGGGCCTGCACAGAGAATCTAATTACAATTAAGTGAATCTGTCTATCTAGTGAAGCAATAATGGCAATAAAATTCTGAATATGAATGCAGAACAAGCAGCTATTCTACTCTCACTCCTCCTCATGTGGTAAGAAGTCACCACACTATACTGTACATCTatgtcagcagttttcaaccactgcgtgtggcacattggtgtgccacaaacagtctgaaggtgtgctgtgggagtttggggaagggtcgcATATTAGTAAGATCATTGGGGGGGTGAGCCCTGCCAacagtgtggtgtgtcttgtatattgtcaaaaaactgatgatgtgactttacaattttagcaccttgtcagtgtgccatgggatgaaaaaggttgaaaattgcagatCAATGCGCTGTAAGATGTTCTAATGTAGACTTTCTTTGTTGTAAGAACAGTACAAACCTCCAGTACTTGCTTTTGCTTACCACCAGTATACTCAAAGCGAACCAGCGGAGTGGAATGTGTGTATACTAGTAATCTTAGACAGTAGTGTGTTGGATGTACAGTTTCACTGGATTCAGGTCATGGTTGTGGGGGGCATCACTGGCAACCCAGCCAGGGGTCAGAAGGTTGCAAAGCAGCACTTGGCATCCCCACCCATCACTGTGAGCAGACAAAAAGGAAAATGGACCACAAGCTCTGTAGCCACCACCGCTGATTTAGCAACTGTTCAGTCTGTCCAGCTGACATTGCGATCAATAGTGTCGCCACACAgtcattattatttatataacatCAGCCATGTGCAAATAGTATTTAATATCATTAATATTAAATTGAACTGAACCAATTATgaatattaattataattaattaatattaatattagtaATTATCAGTATTGCAATTTGATATATTGAATTTAATATATACTATCTTATTATATAATGTATAATTTAATGAAACACCAGCAGCCATCATGAATATTAtattaaacaacaacaactaggtatttatatacctcctttctggtcatcggagtactcctctgactttattcaaggcggtttacatagccagctgtttctaaatccctccaggggatttttataatcatagaaggttctctctttcaagaaccaacaacatttcagatggatcttcctgaaTGTTTATCagtttattaatattttattttaaaataagaattattgataatttgttttaaacatattaatttatttacagcattaattaatattaattattaatgggtattaatttattaatttattttaaaataattacaaCGAATTATTAATAACTATTGATAATtaacatttatatttataattaaattattaatgAATTTGattaatctatctatctatctatctatctatctatctatctatctatctatctatctatctatctatctatctatcgcaCTGCAGTTCATTGCTCTGCTCAGTTCAGCCAGACCAGGACAGAGCCACAAACTCCTCCACTCCCCTTTGCTAACTGGGGAAGGCGATCTGTTATCTGTAACTCTTTTGGCTCATCCCGGGTACCGCAGGGAAAACTCGCCCCCTCTGGGATCCCGCCTCCCCCACTCAGAGGCTGCTAATTGTACGGTTTTGCTGTCACTCCGCTCTATGAATGGGTATCAACTACCTGCGGCGGTGCGGCTTCTCTCATTGGAGAGGTTAAGCCCCGCCCCTACAGCGTGCCCTTAACTAAGGACGGGCAAGCGCGCCTTCAATGGGACATCCCCTCCGCATTGCTGATTGGTGGACTATGTTGCCGTTCAAGTCAATGTCGCTTTTTATTGGCTTTTTCAAGTTCGGGATCCCAAATACCCTCCCCTTGATTATGCTCGGTTGGGAGACTTCCGTAAGAAGATGGCGGTGGATGCCAATGCGGTAGCTGCGATGGATGCAGCAGGTGCGATCAGGGAGGGGACCCAGGTGTCCGAGTTCTTCcttattggggagggggtgtgggtACAATCCAGGCTCCCAATTCGCCTTCGCTTCGACGCCTGATGGCCTATTTGAGTTTTTGCCAAGGctctggcagcccaagcctatgcctgtctagtcaatggggcttactcccaggaaagggtgcatagcattgcagcctgagagcccactcctatgcctgtttactcagaagtaagtctcactatagtcaatggggcttactcctaggaaagcgtgggtaggattgcagcctgagagcccaagcctatgcctgtctactcagaagtccacgccactgagttcagtggggcttactcctagacaaatttgcataggattgcagcctaaggctcttTGCTTTGAGCCCCAGAACCTATTTTCAGTGCTGGGGCGCAGCCTGCATCCTTATAGCTCAGCAAAAAGatgccttggggggaggggagtatgGCTGAGATTTTCCATAATTCCATAGTTTTTTTCAATTATGTTGAAAATCTACCCATAATTCCAGAATTTTGAGCCCCCAAGTGAAGTTAATGATGGGTGAGATTTCAGGAGAGAGGAAAGAGTCTTTCTTTGGACACTATAGAATTAttgtatggaatttgctgccataaAATGTGGGAAGAATTACTGATTTAGATGGTCTTAATCCAGGTGTGGGCAAGTGAATGCAGGAGGAGAGTCTATCAAGAGTTTAACTGTGCTGgataaatggaacctccatgtttaggtgcaccagggatgtgtggtgaggggatggcaggtgaggcacaaCTGCCCCATTgatgtctgtggaaaagcaccacaactGCCCTGTCtgcttacacctgctttctcggttgtaaggagagtctcctcagatgtaagtgGGTGGGGTAACTgtagtgcttttccatggactatgatgggggggggttctgcctcacctgctacccctgcactgcacatccctgagaTGCACCATACCTCTGAATTAAGTCATTCCCTGTATTTTATGGGGCTAGATGGGGCCTGGTCTGATTCATCAACACAATCTCTATGTCATGATATACGTTACATGTGTTACTGTGTGATCTGACaatctcctttcccttccttccccttgcttgtctgtctgtctagAGAAAGCACGAGGAAAATATGCCGCCCTCTCCTTTGCAACCATTGCCATTGTGGTGGGATTACCACTCTGGTGGAAGACAACAGAAACCTACCGTGCCTCACTTCCTTACTCTGAAATTGCTGAGTTGGACACACTAATGGTTAGTGCAGAGCCCAGTTTCTTAGGCCACCTGAGACCATTGCTggagcacagtgtttctcaatcaatggtatggataccaccagtgttacctgaggtggtatctggtggtacttgtgggaccccagACTTCTGCCTGACAGCAAGACTAGCAACATGATGTGGCAGACATCAGTAGGAGGCTCagatcagtgggcagagctccaaagcatggtttTCACACACtctgaaaagccctcctgtctaccctgagcctcttattgctgTTTGTCACGTTGCCTCTGGCCCCTCAACCCAAAAGTATCTGGTGATGACAGCATCACCAGTTacgtctggtggtacttccaataggtgggtcaTGCAAAGTGGTAGGGCAGGGGATAAATGATAAGAATGCTGCTGTAGCATTGCTGCTACTCAGGACGGAATCTCTCATGTGCCTCCCAAGCTAAGGGCTTTGGGTGGAATAGAAATTATAACAATTGTGATGGATAGGACTGTACTATCTGGACTGGCTGCTGTGTCCTTCCTGGTAGATTTTCAGAGTGCTCAATGCTTGTGGCACCTTACTGAAGATCAAGGCAGGAGCATTAGTCTTGCAGTGAGGCTCCTCTCAAGAGTCATGTCTGTTTGTCTGGGTGAATTGAAGGATATATGTGTTTCCTGATATCACTAACTTTTATTGGGGGAcaaggccatagctcagtggcagaacacacgctttgcatggagaaggtctcGGGATCAATCCTTGGCAGCATATCTGGGTAgtgctaggaaagacccctgcctgaaattcTTTAGATCCACTACTAGTGTAAACTGAGCAGGATGGGGGTGGCTCATTTGAAAGCAGTTTCATGTATTCATATATGGCTTATGATTCAGTTTCAGCTGACTGTGCCCATCTCGGTTGTGTTTGCTAAAGGAGCTCTGCTTGGAGACCAGGAGCGAAAACTCCCATTTAGAAATGTGCAGGAGATGGAGACCCCCTTGAACCGTAAGTTGGGGATAACTTACGGCAGCTTGTGCTGCCTTCCGTACCTTCTAGGGATTGGTTTGCTCATGACAACTGTCAGCTCTGACAGTGTGAACTGGGTCTGTGAAAAGCCATAGTGTTTGGGCTCATTCAAAAGTTCTGATTGTGCACCTTTGGTATGTGCAAGTCCCCATTGCTTGATGTGCTGCAGTCATGGAGTGATGAATGGGCCTGGGTGATCGTGCCTTTGGGAGGTGTCTTTCCTTTTAGGAACAAAAGTAGCCTCCTTGGGAAGGCTTCTTCTTCCAATCATCCCTGTTCCATTGGGCCATTAGCGGTGACAAATAAAGGTGGGATGTTATGGGAATGCTATGGATTTGTCCTCCCTGGCTTTGCTGGCTGTCTCATTTTCCCTCTTCAACTCCAGCTCAGACTAGTGTGACGTCCCGCTATGAGGTGTCCTATCGCCGTACCACTACCCAGGAGGAGAAGGCTCTGTCTCAGTCTTCTGTGCAAGGTAATGGCTACAATAGAAATAAAAGCAGTGGAGATTTCATAAAGCACTGATGCAGGATGGGACAGGGAAAAGATGCAATTGACTGTATTGTAGGAACTCAACCTGGCGTGGATtcaggggctgtgtgtgtgtgtgtgtgtgtgtgtgtgtgtgtgtaagctggTTTAAGGGCACCTTTGGGGTAGAAAGGCAGCGTAAAAGTCTTCAAATAGAAAAACAAAGCATAGCATTTGGATTGcgctttcaagtgttcaaagtgcttgTTTTGAATTATCTTGTTGTAACCtgtacaacaatcctgtaagttGGCAGAGTGTTCTTATCCCCTTACAGCAGGTGTGGGGGCTGAGGCTGGGACAAAATTGTTacaatatttatttactaaaaTGGCTTGCGTAAGGCCATCTAGAGAGATCATGGCAGAGGAGAAATTCAGGTCACTGCCATGAACTCCTAGGTGACCTTAGACAAACTACTGCCTTTCAGCTTTAGCTCCCGCAatcacaatattgaaatgaaatctCCATATCTAGAGGCACTGTACCTCTCCTTGGAGGCAAACTGGTTATATCCTTCAGGCCCTGCCTCATGAACTTCTAGAGTATCTGGCTGTCCATTGTTGGAAATCAAAGGCTGGCCGAGATGGACCTCTTATCTGATCCAAGCTAAAGCAGTCATTGTGTTTGAATGTCACATGTTTGTACACAGAATTGAGCATTCTGAGAACTTCCACTTTTAGGAAGAAAAGTTTCTCACCCATATGGTTGCAAAGATAAAGTCAACACCGTGTATGCAGTACTTAGGGAAATCTCAGCAAATCTGTGGGGAGAGGCAAAGGAGAACTTGCAGTGGTCAAAAAATACACTTGGTTAGCTCCATGGAGCAGGAAGCACTGTGGGATGGCTGAGAGCAGTTCCCTCTGCAATACATGGGAGCTGAAAGGATCCTGAAGACCAGCTTAAAATGGTGGGAGTTCTGGGACAGCGGCTGTTAATAATTTGCAAAcccctaaaaaaaaaagtccagaaTCTCATCCCTCCTTTTCTTTACAGAGGCAGATGATATGCTCTTACCAGCTCAAGGGGCACCTGTGGGCTCACTCACCATCTACGTGATCCCACATAGCTCCACTCTCCTGCCACAGGTATATCATTCTTTGACCCCTGCATTCCTCTCTGAAAATGTGGCACTTGCATGGTGAGATTAACTGCCTTGGGTTTCCATGTGTGTCCTGAAAGGTTCCCAGAGAGAGGACACTTAAGATGAGGATAAGGAGGATAAGTCTATCAAAGGCTATTAGCCATGGTAGCtagatggaacctccatgtttggaTGCAATGTACCTTGAGAATATTGGGTGCTGGGGACAGTCAGGAACATTATATACAGTGGTCTGTTTTGGACTGATGGCAGAATTCCAGAACGCCTATCACACGCTGCTTGTCCTTCTTTCTGCAGGAGACTACCATGTACATTGGCAAGCATCGCAGTGCCATAGTCAGGGCCCCACAGGGTGCAAAAGACACACTGGCAGCTTTGAATACACAAGTGAAGCAGGTGACTCAAGTAATGTCCTTCACTCCCGAGTCCATTACAGGGGCCCTCTCAGACCGTATCCCCATGAGCCAGCCGGGTGCTGAGTGGAAGCGCCCTCTCAAATCCAGTTTGGGTAAGGATTGGTGTGGATCCTGTTGGCTAATTGACTTTTATACCTGTTGATTGTATCAAGGCTGTTGAATTGTCTCTCTTGCTGACTAGTTTCAAAATCTGattttacaggtgcagcctatttatccacagattttttatctgctgatttctcTCAaggcgaatggggtgggggaaccaaaagtcacacaaacctttgcctcctttgccctgcgctggcatcttgctccatttccaggcagtccaaaacactgcaaaaaggctctgccttgctcaggcagggaaatagccctggagccctggaagaggttccccttgcaaaggaacagtaacactcctggagcccctcagccagcaaagaggctgaagaggggaaggggggtctGAAagtctctgtagccagaacaagtgcagcaaggtggagcttgctcacttgctctcactcactctcactcacacacacaggggtaggtgtagcaacagaggggattgctttaaaaaacccagggagtgtttgccaaattccccccccccccattgagatggtgcaggcaatcactgacacaagcaaccccccccccccccatggtgcaggctatcacggacacaagcaagccttcccaccaagcaaagcatgagatatagcctacaatcctctccacactttcctgggagtaagccccattgactacaatggggcttacttctgtagAAACAAATaaggctggactcttaaaagatcagcatcccatctgaaagaagctgggcagttGGCAACTGGgaaggctgagtacggagcggcgggaggggattgataacagctgcctttgtttccttccatccagaagtgtcaggctgcagtgtatttacGTAActttatggaatttagcacaacgtgttttttgttaattgcgccaagtcatggaatggaactaacgcggataaataggctccacctgtatttgtaTTTACATATTTGCACCCCTTCCATGTACCATCCTCATAAGATGACTACCCATATTAAATTTTGTAATAAGATGATACAGTGGTTTGcaagctttttagcactgtgacccacttttaaaaatgatgcttTGTCAGAGCCCACCTAACTTTACGAGACTTTAacaaaaaggtgatctagaaagaagtagtatttatttatttgccaaaaacaaaaaaacaaaaaaaaaaaccctcagtccatttcttgtaatgaggcagccctaatgaatggcctcaaggcttgaggggcttactTATGTGACCCAGTTGTCACTTGCTCCCACTACCGGTCATTGATAGACTTTAGAAAAAACTCACCAGAGAAAAGacactcaaatatttatctcccttatacaaacttgcaaactgaaggagctcagcTTTTTGCAGGACAGTTAACagccatctgatttttgaataacctcagggcttgaggcaattacttatctgatctttccatcacccatgttttcattggaggctctgtgggaccctgATGACTCTGTGGGACTCTGATGGGatcattccatctgctctgagcgtgggaggatggaggccagaatgtgtgaccagatcaagaaagaaacatctgaatgttgtggtttcttgaaagatagaacctttcaaattgtaaaaatccctacggggatttaaattgcctgcctatgtaaaccgccttgaataaagtccgaggagaaatctgaggaccaagaaaggcagtatagaaatacctgtattattattattattattattattattattattattattactggcaATACTGTATTACAGGGACCGGTTATGAGGCTTGGCATAAGGCACCTTCCAACGTATTTGTATAAATAAATGTAGAAACCTTGCTGTACAGCCCGTCACAGACTGAGGGCATTTGGCAGGTCCCAGGGACAGGGCTTTCTTAGTGGCAGCTCCATGGCTGTGAAACTCATTCCCTGAGGATGTCAGCTGAGCTCCCTCCTTATCTGCCTTCAGGTATCACCTCTTCggagctttttcttttcttaattttGCTCTCTGGAGTATTGTATGTTATGGCTGTTCTTTGTTGGTTCAATACGATTTTAGATAATTGTTTAAGATCCGTTATCTCAccattcctcaaactgtgggttgggactaatttggtggatcacaacccaatttctggtgggtcccacagagccgccaatgaaaacatgggtgatggaaagatcagataagtaattgcctcaagccctgaggttattcaaaataaataaatcccatttTTGAGTAAATCCCATAAATGTCATTTGAGGCgtaatttcacacagaatgcagtgaaacaaaccacattgcaaTATccgcattctatcaaaagttatagccaaaaaaccagcaggggcgtgGCCAAGCCAacagcatgggaggagatccatcgtgggagtgtcacgctggcctcccccaccgggtgacacaacccctagTGACAGCACTGGCAGTGTCTTCTCTCTAGCTTTATTCATGACGGCAAGTTTATTGTTTTGCTATAGTTGGGTGGTATTTTTAGGCATGGGAATGTGTGGTATAAATACTTGGAATAAATTCTTCTTGGAAGGATCTGACTTCCTGTGGTAGGAGCCCCGAACTCATGATTTGGGTTTGTGGGGTGAGTAGCCATTGCATCTTCAGGTGCTTCTCTATTTTTGATTGCTGTGCATTTTTTTGAATCTCTTCCTTGTGATTGTGGCTGTTCTGATTGCAGGCTCCATTCTCTTTTGTGCCTTTAATTGTCCTTTAAATTCATGTTATAAACTGCAGGATATGAAATCACCTTCAGCTTATTGAACCCCGACCCAAAAGCCCACAATGTGCACTGGGACATCGAGGGAGCCATCAGCCGCTATGTGAAGCCCTTGCTGGGCAAGCTAAGCTCGTTGGCAGAGTTCTCTGTAGATTCACAAGTGAGTGCTGGGTGCAGGAGTGTGTGGAGCCCTCTTTTCTTGGCATTGGGAGCAGCATGCTGTGGTCAATAGGCTCATTTTTCACTTCCTTGTCTCCAGATCCTCTACTATGCAGCCCTGGGAGTCATGCCCCGATTTGATGCCTCTTCCTCCAGTTACATACTGAGTGCGCATAGCCTTCCACACGTCATTAACCCTGTGGAAGCCAGGCTAGGTAAGGATCATGCCCTCTCAATGCCGAGGTATCTGTCCTACTCTGATTCCAATCCCAGAAGCccttgcttccttcttcacagACCTGGCC
The DNA window shown above is from Tiliqua scincoides isolate rTilSci1 chromosome 8, rTilSci1.hap2, whole genome shotgun sequence and carries:
- the PIGS gene encoding GPI transamidase component PIG-S, whose amino-acid sequence is MAVDANAVAAMDAAEKARGKYAALSFATIAIVVGLPLWWKTTETYRASLPYSEIAELDTLMFQLTVPISVVFAKGALLGDQERKLPFRNVQEMETPLNPQTSVTSRYEVSYRRTTTQEEKALSQSSVQEADDMLLPAQGAPVGSLTIYVIPHSSTLLPQETTMYIGKHRSAIVRAPQGAKDTLAALNTQVKQVTQVMSFTPESITGALSDRIPMSQPGAEWKRPLKSSLGYEITFSLLNPDPKAHNVHWDIEGAISRYVKPLLGKLSSLAEFSVDSQILYYAALGVMPRFDASSSSYILSAHSLPHVINPVEARLGSSAASLFPVLNFLLYVPERLHSPLYIQDKDGAAVPTNAFHSPRWGGIMVYNIEPEAANETSFPRRVDVDMVWVMEVFLAQLRLLFGILPGSLPDGAVLESSGNEGLSDWELDRLLWARAVENVATVSTTLTSLAQLLDKISNIVIKDDVASQVYHAVESAQKAMQELELGHLDSAFQASKDAITASERAFFDPSLLHLLYFPDDQKFAIYIPLFLPMAVPILLSLVKILKEAKQKKKAPMKMD